A stretch of DNA from Sandaracinaceae bacterium:
CCGGCTTGACCGGAGCGGGGACCGCCGGTAGAACCGGGGCGTCGCGGCGCACGAGCGCCCTCGGGGCCTTTCTCCGCCTCGAGCACCAGGATGGGCGTGTGCCGCTCACCCGAGGACCCGTCTCCCGAGGACCCGGAAGGACTGCGCCAAGGTGGCGGAGCGCGAGACCGAGACCGATCGAGCCCCCGAAGCCCCCGCGGCGGCGGACACGCGCCCGGGCCGTCGCTCGCGCTCGCTCGGCCGCGGCATCGCCACGTCGATCGTCGTGGCCGGCCTCGTCTACCTCTGTGGCGTGGGCTTCTACTCGGTGATACCTCAGGTGTTCTGGCCCGAGCGGGGGGAGGCCCCCGAGGGGCTGAGCTGCCGCGACGGGCTGACGGATCTGCGCGGTGAGCTGCTCTCGCGCGCGGGAGACCGGGTGGCGAGCGGTGGCGGTGGCGCCGAGTCGCTCACCCGCTGGCTGGACGACTGGGATCGGCGCCACCTCGCCCTCGAGGCGCGCTGCGATGGAGAGAGACACGACGCATGGCAGGTCTTGGGCCGCCTGCGTCAACGCCTTCAAGGCACCCTGGAGCGGTTCGACGCCGAAGAAGGCGGATTCGCTCGCGACATGGACTCTAGGCTGGCCACGTTCGGCCAGTGACACGGACTTTCCTCGAATGACCGACACGACAGACGACACCGGAACCTCCTTCGCCGACCTCGGCCTCAGCGACGAGGTGCTCCGCGCCATCGAAGACATGGGCTTCGCCGAGCCCACCCCCGTGCAAGCCGCGGCCTACGGGCCGGCGGTAGAGGGGCTGGACCTCATCGTCCAGGCCCGGACCGGCACCGGGAAGACCGCCGCGTTCGGCCTGCCCCTGGTCGACCGACTGGTCGACGAGGACGGCGGCCCGCAGGCGCTGATCCTCGCCCCGACCCGCGAGCTCGCGCTCCAGTCGGCGCGCGAGATCGGCCGGCTCGGCACGCACCTCGGCATCCGCACCGCGGCCGTCTACGGCGGCGCCCCGATCGAGCGACAGGTCCGCGAGCTCGAGGGCGGCGCGCAGATCGTCAGCGGCACGCCGGGCCGGGTGCTCGACCACCTCAAGCGCGGCACGCTCGACGGCGAGAAGCTGAAGATCCTCGTGCTCGACGAGGCGGACGAGATGCTCTCGATGGGCTTCGCGAAGGAGCTCAACGCGATCGTCGCGCTCCTCCCCGCCAAGCGGCAGACGCTGCTCTACAGCGCCACCATCGACGGCGCGGTCGAGCGCATGTCGAAGCGGATCATGAAGGAGCCGCAGCGCATCAGCCTCTCGAGCGACGCGGTCGGCGCCCAGACGATCACGCACTACTACTACCTGGTGACCGGCGTCGGGAAGACGCGGGACCTGGTCCGCGTGCTCGAGAACGAGGACCCCGAGAGCGCGCTCATCTTCTGCAACACGAAGGTGATGACCGAGCGCGTGGCCCGCGAGCTCAAGCAGGCCGGCTTCAACGCCGACTGGCTCAACGGCGACCTGCCGCAGTCCGAGCGGGAGAAGGTGCTGCGCCGCACGCGTGAAGGCAGCCTGCGATACCTCGTCGCCACCGACGTGGCCGCGCGTGGCATCGACATCTCGCACGTCACGCACGTCATCAACCACGACTTCCCCGAGAACATCGAGGCCTACATCCACCGCACGGGCCGCACCGGCCGCGCGGGGCGCACGGGCACCGCCATCGCGATGGTCTCGCCGCAGGAGCTGGGCTCGCTCTACTACCTGCGCCTGACCTACAAGATCTTCCCCATCGAGCGCTCGCTGCCCTCGCAGGGGGAGCTCCAGACCCGCGCGGAGTCGGATCGCATCGGCCTGCTGAGCGAGGCCTTCACGGCCGAGCCGAGCGAGATCGATCGCGCGGTCGCCCGTCGGCTCCTGGCGCACCCGGACGCGGAGCGCCTCCTCGGCGGTCTGCTCTCGGCGTTCTTCGGCCCGCGCGAGGACGTGGACGAGGAGGCGGCGGCGGCCCGACGCGAGCGCCCGGCGCGCCCTGCCCCGGAGCCGGAGCCCGAAGAAGAGGCGCGCCCCGCCAAGCGCGCGCGCTCGGCCAAGCCCCGCCGCGAGGAGCCCCGCCGCGAGGAGACCCGCCGCGAGGAGCCGCGCCGCGAGGAGCCGCGCCGCGACGAGCCCCGCCGCGAGGAGCCGCGCGCGAGCGGCAACGGTCGCGGCCGGAGCGAGGACGACGACGACGGCGCCGAGCACGAGGGCGAAGACGACGTGCTCCTGTACGTGAACCTCGGCCGCCGCGACGGTGTGCGCCCCGGGGAGATCATCCGCCTCCTCGCCGAGAACTGCGCCCTCGACAAGGCCGAGGTGGGGCGCATCCGGATCCGCGATCGCCACACCTTCGTGGGCGTGCCGCGCGACAAGGCGGACGAGATCGTCGACCAGCTCGCGGGCACCGAGAGCCACGAGAAGGAGCTGGTGGTCGAGAAGGCGCGAGCGCAGGCATGAAGGCCCGGCTCGGCGTGGCGCTGCTCGCCATCGCCGGGCTGCTCGGGGCCTGCGACGACGCCCTGAGCGGGGGCCCGCGCGGCGGCCGCGGCGTGAGCACGCCTGCGCCCGTGCCCGTGCCGCTGCCCGAGGGTGAGCCCGTCGAGGCGCCGCGCGCGCCGCGCCCCCGTCTCCTCGGCAGCGAGGCGGAGCGCTCGCCCGGCGCCGACAACCGCGCCCTGGCCGGTGAGGCCGCGCCCGGCGGTACCGGGGCGGCCGCGGAAGAGGCGACAGAGGCCCGACGCGACCTCTCCGCGGATCTCCAGCGCGCGTTCGGCGCGCCGACCGGTTGCCTGTCCGAGGCGACCCGAGATGGGCTCGAGGGCGAGCTGGCCGTGCAGGTGAGCGTCCGCGTCACGCCGACGGGCCGCGTCGTCTCCGCCGACGTCACCAGCGGCGCCCTGCCCGAGCCCGATCGCGCGTGCATGGAGCGGCACGCGCTCGGGGTCCGGATCGCAGGGCCGGTCGAGGACGCGCCGCGCGCGGTCAGCGCGACGATCCGCTATCGCGTCCAGGATGGGCGCGTGTCGACGACCACGCGTGAGCTCCCGCAGCGCGAGTACGGGCCGGGAACCCTGAACCCCGACTCGACGCTGCCGGCGGCGGGGACGGCCACCGAGCGCCCCGCTGGAAGCGTCTCGCCGTCCCGCACCCTGCCCGCGCAGGTCCCCGCCGAGCGCCCCCCGGGGTTCGTGCCCCCCTCGCGCACCCTCCCCGCTCAGGGGAACTAGCAGTGTCCGGCAAAGATGACTGCGCGCGCCTCGCCGGCGGGACAGCGCGCCCAGCGCGCCAGTCGCTCCTCCGAAATGCTTCAGCATTTCGTCGTCGGCCCGCCGCGCTGGACGCGACGTCGCGCTCGCCGATCCATCACGCGCATCTTCGCCGCGCGCTGCTAGAGAATTGATCCACTGACCTCCCGTCGCCTGCCGTCCCCAGGGCCGACCGGATCGAGACCCTTGTGGCCGGGGGCCCCTTCCGGCTAGGTTCGTTCGCTGCGATGGCAGACAGCTCAAGCGTGGCCCGACAGAAGGCGCCCGGGCTCGCTCCCGGATCCGTGGTCGGAGGTCGCTTCCAGATCGAGCGCGCGGTCTCCGAGGACGCGCTCGGCAGCGTGCTCGCGGCGAAAGATCAGAAGACGGGGCGCCCGATCGCGGTGCGCGTGCTGTCCCCTGGGCTCATCGCCACCCCCGCCGCGATCGAGAAGCTGCGCGGCGAGGTCAAGACCGCGGCCACCATCCAGCACAAGAGCATCGTCGCCACCTACGGGATGGGCAACGACAAGGGCGGCGCGCGCTTCATCGCCACGGAGTGGGTGGACGGCCGGCCGCTCGAGGCCGTGATCGCCGAGAAGAAGAGCGAGTCCGCCACCCCGATGTCCCTGCGCGGCGCGTACAACGTGGTCGCGCACGTGTGCAAGGCGCTCGGCGCCGCGGCCAAGAAGGGCGCCTTTCACGGCGCGCTCCGGCCAGGCGTGGTGTTCGTCACGCGGTCCGGTCGCGTCAAGGTCGGCGGCCTGGGGCTCGACAAGGCCATCGTCGAGACCGCGGGGCCGGCCGCGCTCGGCGCGGGGGAGCAGGCCTTCCTCGCGCCCGAGGTGAAGCAGGGCCAGCCGCCCACCGCGGCGAGCGACGTCTTCGGCATCGGCGGCCTCCTCTACGCGATGCTGACGGGGCGGAGCCCCCTCGACGAGTTCATCGCGCCTTCGCAGGCCCACCCGGAGGCGAGCCCCGAGGTCGACGCGGTGCTGATGAAGTGCCTCTCGGCGGATCCGGCGGCGCGCTTCGGCTCGGCGCAGGAGGTCAAAGCGGCCCTGGTCGGCCTGGCCAAGGGCACGGAGCCGACGACCGACCAGGAGGACTTCGGGGTCGACCTGGACCTCGACATCGACATCGGCTCGCTCCAGCCCCCGCCCTCGGCCCCGCAGGCCCAGGCGCGGCCCAGGCCTCCGGCGCCCGCGAAGACGCCTGGCGGCGGCCCCCAGGTGGGTCAGCGCGTGGCGCTGGACGAGAGCTTCCGCTCGGCGCCCGGCATGGTCGCGCCCGTGGCGAGCGCCGAGGTCGATCTCTCGCACCTCCTGACCAAGATCACCGAGAACGACGCCCCGCGCTGGATGGTGGTCAAGGACAACCTCGATCACGGCCCGTTCAGCGGCCGGGAGCTGGTGAACCTCATCTTGCAGGGCGAGGTGCTCGGCGAGCACCGCCTCCTCAACATGGACACCGGGCAGCGCTTCGAGGTGCGCGAGGCGCCGGAGTTCGTGGAGTTCGTCGAGCAGTTCCGCCTCAAGAAGGCCGAGCAGGATCACCAGGTGGCCCTGCAGAAGTCCGAGAAGGCCGAGAAGGTCTCCATGGTCTCCAAGATCATGATCCTCGGCGGGGTGGCCGCGGTGGTCGGCGTCGGCGTGGTCGTGTTCCTCGTGACCCGCCCCGACATCCAGGAGGAGGAGCGCTCCGACGCGGACGTCGCCGACCTCTACGAGCGCGGCGAGATCGAGATCAGCGGCTCGGCCGGGATCCTCCCCGATCCGCCTCGGCGCACCGGGCGTCGACGCGCTCGCCGGGGCGGGGGCGCGGGCGGCATGAGCTACGAGGACGCCATGAACCAGGTCGCCGACCTCGGCAGCGCGACCGGCACGGGGAGCCAGCGCCGGCTCACGCCGCAGCAGGTCGCCGGGGTGATGAACCAGAACATCAACCGCCTCGTCCCCTGCCTCTCACAGGGCTCGGGGGGCGGACAGGTCCGCATCGACATGGCCATCGCCGGGAGCGGCCAGGTGCAGGGCGCCACCGTTCGCAACGGCACGCCCGCCTTCCAGCGCTGCGTCGCCGGGCGCGTGCGTCAAATACGCTTCCCCTCATTCCCTGCCCCGCGCATGGGCGCGAGCTACACCTTCAGCGCCAACTGATGCGCTCGACGTCAGCGCGGACGACCGTTCCCCGCCTCGGCCACGCCCTCTCGCTGTGCGCGGCGATGCTCGCCGTCGGCTGCGAGGCCGAGCTCGCCACCGACCTCAGCGACGTCCAGGCCGACGAGATCGTGCTCGCGCTCGACGGCGAGGGCATCGGCGCCGACAAGGCGCGCTCGGAGGCGACGGGGGGGGCGCGCTATCGCGTGGTCGTCGCGCACGGCGACGTCCCGGCCGCGCTCGCGGTGCTCCGGGACCACGATCTGCCCCGCCCGGAGGCGCCCGGCTTCGCCGAGATGTTCTCGGACGGAAGCCTCGTCCCGAGCGCGGCCGAGGAGCGGGCGCGGTACGCCGCGGCCATCGCGGGGGAGCTCTCGCGCTCGCTCGAGGCGATGGAGGGCGTGCGGCGCGCGCGCGTGCACGTCGCGATGCC
This window harbors:
- a CDS encoding DEAD/DEAH box helicase, translating into MTDTTDDTGTSFADLGLSDEVLRAIEDMGFAEPTPVQAAAYGPAVEGLDLIVQARTGTGKTAAFGLPLVDRLVDEDGGPQALILAPTRELALQSAREIGRLGTHLGIRTAAVYGGAPIERQVRELEGGAQIVSGTPGRVLDHLKRGTLDGEKLKILVLDEADEMLSMGFAKELNAIVALLPAKRQTLLYSATIDGAVERMSKRIMKEPQRISLSSDAVGAQTITHYYYLVTGVGKTRDLVRVLENEDPESALIFCNTKVMTERVARELKQAGFNADWLNGDLPQSEREKVLRRTREGSLRYLVATDVAARGIDISHVTHVINHDFPENIEAYIHRTGRTGRAGRTGTAIAMVSPQELGSLYYLRLTYKIFPIERSLPSQGELQTRAESDRIGLLSEAFTAEPSEIDRAVARRLLAHPDAERLLGGLLSAFFGPREDVDEEAAAARRERPARPAPEPEPEEEARPAKRARSAKPRREEPRREETRREEPRREEPRRDEPRREEPRASGNGRGRSEDDDDGAEHEGEDDVLLYVNLGRRDGVRPGEIIRLLAENCALDKAEVGRIRIRDRHTFVGVPRDKADEIVDQLAGTESHEKELVVEKARAQA
- a CDS encoding protein kinase, translating into MADSSSVARQKAPGLAPGSVVGGRFQIERAVSEDALGSVLAAKDQKTGRPIAVRVLSPGLIATPAAIEKLRGEVKTAATIQHKSIVATYGMGNDKGGARFIATEWVDGRPLEAVIAEKKSESATPMSLRGAYNVVAHVCKALGAAAKKGAFHGALRPGVVFVTRSGRVKVGGLGLDKAIVETAGPAALGAGEQAFLAPEVKQGQPPTAASDVFGIGGLLYAMLTGRSPLDEFIAPSQAHPEASPEVDAVLMKCLSADPAARFGSAQEVKAALVGLAKGTEPTTDQEDFGVDLDLDIDIGSLQPPPSAPQAQARPRPPAPAKTPGGGPQVGQRVALDESFRSAPGMVAPVASAEVDLSHLLTKITENDAPRWMVVKDNLDHGPFSGRELVNLILQGEVLGEHRLLNMDTGQRFEVREAPEFVEFVEQFRLKKAEQDHQVALQKSEKAEKVSMVSKIMILGGVAAVVGVGVVVFLVTRPDIQEEERSDADVADLYERGEIEISGSAGILPDPPRRTGRRRARRGGGAGGMSYEDAMNQVADLGSATGTGSQRRLTPQQVAGVMNQNINRLVPCLSQGSGGGQVRIDMAIAGSGQVQGATVRNGTPAFQRCVAGRVRQIRFPSFPAPRMGASYTFSAN